The proteins below are encoded in one region of Casimicrobium huifangae:
- a CDS encoding alkaline phosphatase D family protein, with amino-acid sequence MSFDRDQGYPAQPERRQLLRAAATLGALPLAGALGDADAAALAFAPAAFDVHDDRALIWLSANQVSRLHVRWGTKPDALDQRSAEVELNATMDYTGHVALTGLPRGATVYYRAFAGDSAVSETGRFNSARKAGQNLTIAFSGDMEEKYKPFRLFDVMAAAAPDYFVHLGDTVYADIPKREFSPTLAHYRRKHSRIRADRPLQAFLAQCATSAIWDDHEIENDAHGGLPQLAVAEQVFREYWPCATAQRTGLYRALSLAPEVDLIIVDTRRFRSVQALVDGPEKTMLGSEQKAWFLDALKRSRAKWKIVATSVPFHGGSQDAWGNYKTERDEVVDFIKRERITGVVMISADYHFARDWSSKRTGIHEFMAGPIATFRTFDKQPEARERHSKGPHFVFGDDFNFGLLRYDAASGKLTVSYQDSGGKTLFETVLV; translated from the coding sequence ATGAGTTTCGACCGTGATCAGGGGTATCCCGCGCAGCCCGAGCGCCGCCAGTTGCTGCGGGCAGCCGCCACCCTGGGCGCACTGCCACTGGCGGGTGCACTGGGCGACGCGGATGCGGCTGCGCTTGCCTTTGCGCCAGCAGCGTTTGATGTGCACGACGACCGCGCACTGATCTGGCTGTCGGCCAATCAGGTGTCGCGCCTGCATGTGCGCTGGGGCACGAAGCCGGATGCGCTTGACCAGCGCAGCGCGGAAGTCGAACTCAATGCGACGATGGATTACACCGGCCACGTCGCGCTGACGGGCTTGCCGCGTGGCGCGACGGTCTACTACCGCGCCTTTGCCGGCGACAGCGCGGTCAGCGAGACCGGGCGCTTCAATTCGGCGCGCAAAGCCGGGCAGAACCTGACCATCGCGTTTTCCGGCGACATGGAAGAGAAGTACAAGCCATTCCGCCTGTTTGACGTCATGGCTGCAGCGGCGCCAGACTATTTCGTTCACCTTGGCGACACGGTGTACGCCGACATTCCCAAGCGGGAGTTCTCGCCCACGCTGGCGCACTACCGGCGCAAGCATTCACGCATCCGGGCGGACCGGCCGCTGCAGGCCTTCCTGGCGCAGTGCGCCACCAGCGCGATCTGGGACGACCATGAGATCGAAAACGACGCCCACGGCGGCCTGCCGCAACTGGCGGTAGCAGAGCAGGTATTTCGCGAGTACTGGCCCTGTGCGACAGCGCAGCGGACGGGGCTCTATCGTGCGCTTTCGCTCGCGCCCGAGGTCGATCTCATCATCGTCGACACGCGGCGCTTTCGCAGCGTGCAGGCACTGGTCGATGGGCCGGAAAAGACCATGCTAGGCAGCGAGCAGAAGGCATGGTTTCTGGATGCGCTGAAGCGTTCGCGAGCAAAGTGGAAGATTGTCGCCACCTCGGTGCCGTTTCACGGTGGCAGCCAGGACGCCTGGGGCAACTACAAGACCGAGCGCGACGAAGTGGTGGACTTCATCAAGCGCGAACGCATCACGGGCGTGGTGATGATCTCGGCGGATTATCACTTTGCCCGCGACTGGAGCAGCAAGCGCACTGGCATCCATGAATTCATGGCCGGTCCGATCGCCACCTTCCGCACCTTTGACAAACAGCCGGAAGCGCGCGAACGCCATAGCAAAGGGCCGCATTTCGTGTTCGGCGATGACTTCAACTTCGGACTGTTGCGCTACGACGCGGCCAGCGGAAAACTGACTGTCAGCTATCAGGACAGTGGTGGCAAGACGCTGTTCGAAACGGTTCTGGTCTGA
- a CDS encoding AAA family ATPase has protein sequence MSDEFDSNVMIASPHGPLTAPVDRLSTLFALRLVLSLGPKFNLRRDINDIMTLAARHLVWPVSIAQKVQKFLVGRCAEMPAWAGVGKLSPEEFITRHGVWNGTYDDTTLFYYLDEFCKQNGKDILALFQGSVVALAKQTRDTPVRLTENIGMLARVLSLTAAERTLIECAALAKCTRDLRPILVDCKAASAAEAHAMLGEVAKVSPNDIAVALKPGGRLESLALIDTPIAEHNITDLGDLMRLSDRLLPILLEPYESEGAMMAAFTRPSKASDLSVSDYPHVEADARYLAALLKSAAQRREKGVNVLIYGAPGTGKTEFAKVITALAGAELYEVECFDREGQSLTGKERYRSLQVSQSFLKGRENTVLLFDEVEDVFPSNPSEMLNMFLADEHHRGSVNGKAWVNQTLESNPVPTIWISNSINQIDPAYRRRFQFHLELKNPPQNVRANITRKHLSGLDVSAEFVEKLAARRTLTPAQIHAAARFAQLTHGHVEDDVEALLLKQLERSDEALGHKDDNERGQFRPLVTTYDLSLLNIETRHPVDKIINALKNKGSGTLCFFGMPGTGKTALGEHIAKSIEKPLIIKKASDLMSKYVGETEQNMAAMFKEAEQEKAVLLLDEADSFLQNRALAQRSYEVTEVNEMLQGMERFKGVFICTTNLFDRIDEAALRRFTFKIQFKPLTREQREKMFVTEALDGNAAYLTGGFADRLNKLQLLTPGDFAAVKRQITLLDETMTPEEFLAQLEQEHKVKPDVKFARSIGF, from the coding sequence ATGTCCGACGAATTCGATAGCAACGTGATGATTGCCTCGCCGCACGGGCCGCTGACTGCGCCCGTGGACAGGCTGTCCACGCTGTTCGCGCTGCGCCTCGTGCTCTCGCTCGGGCCGAAGTTCAACCTGCGGCGCGACATCAACGACATCATGACGCTCGCCGCCCGGCATCTGGTGTGGCCTGTGTCCATTGCGCAGAAGGTGCAGAAGTTTCTGGTTGGTCGCTGCGCCGAAATGCCCGCATGGGCTGGCGTCGGCAAACTCTCGCCAGAGGAGTTCATCACCCGGCACGGGGTGTGGAATGGCACCTACGACGACACCACCCTTTTCTACTATCTCGACGAATTCTGCAAGCAGAACGGCAAGGACATCCTCGCCCTGTTTCAGGGCAGCGTCGTTGCGCTGGCGAAGCAGACACGTGACACACCGGTCAGGCTGACCGAAAACATCGGCATGCTCGCCCGCGTGCTCTCGCTCACCGCTGCCGAGCGCACGTTGATCGAATGCGCGGCGCTGGCCAAGTGCACGCGTGACCTGCGCCCGATCCTGGTTGACTGCAAGGCGGCCAGCGCTGCAGAAGCACACGCCATGCTTGGCGAAGTCGCCAAGGTCTCGCCCAACGACATCGCCGTCGCCCTCAAACCCGGCGGTCGCCTGGAGTCACTGGCGCTGATCGATACGCCGATCGCTGAACACAACATCACCGACCTTGGCGATCTGATGCGCCTGTCGGACCGGCTGCTGCCGATCCTGCTTGAGCCCTATGAATCGGAAGGCGCAATGATGGCCGCCTTCACCCGGCCTTCAAAAGCCTCCGATCTGTCGGTGTCGGACTACCCGCACGTCGAGGCTGACGCGCGTTATCTGGCGGCGCTGCTCAAGAGCGCAGCACAGCGTCGCGAGAAGGGCGTCAATGTGCTGATCTACGGTGCACCCGGCACCGGCAAGACGGAATTTGCCAAGGTGATTACCGCGCTGGCTGGTGCCGAGCTGTACGAGGTGGAATGCTTCGACCGCGAAGGCCAGAGCCTCACCGGCAAGGAGCGCTATCGCTCGCTGCAGGTGTCGCAGTCATTTCTCAAGGGCCGCGAGAACACGGTGCTGCTGTTCGACGAAGTGGAAGATGTGTTCCCAAGCAATCCTTCGGAGATGCTCAATATGTTCCTCGCTGATGAGCACCATCGCGGCAGCGTCAACGGCAAGGCCTGGGTGAACCAGACACTGGAATCAAACCCGGTGCCGACGATCTGGATCTCGAACTCGATCAACCAGATCGATCCAGCGTATCGCCGCCGCTTCCAGTTTCATCTGGAACTGAAGAACCCGCCCCAGAATGTGCGTGCGAACATCACCCGCAAGCACCTTTCGGGCCTTGATGTCAGTGCCGAGTTCGTCGAAAAACTAGCGGCACGGCGCACGCTGACGCCAGCACAGATCCACGCGGCCGCTCGCTTTGCGCAGCTCACCCACGGGCATGTCGAGGACGACGTGGAGGCGCTGCTGCTCAAGCAGCTTGAGCGCAGCGACGAAGCGCTTGGTCACAAGGACGACAACGAGCGCGGCCAGTTTCGCCCGCTGGTCACTACCTACGATCTGTCGCTGTTGAACATTGAGACACGGCACCCGGTCGACAAGATCATCAACGCGCTCAAAAACAAGGGCAGCGGCACGCTGTGCTTCTTCGGCATGCCCGGCACCGGCAAGACTGCCCTCGGCGAGCACATCGCGAAGTCCATCGAGAAGCCGCTGATCATCAAGAAGGCCAGCGACTTGATGAGCAAATACGTCGGCGAGACCGAGCAGAACATGGCCGCCATGTTCAAGGAGGCCGAGCAGGAGAAAGCCGTGCTGCTGCTTGACGAGGCAGACAGCTTCCTGCAGAACCGCGCCCTCGCGCAGCGCAGCTACGAGGTGACCGAAGTCAACGAAATGCTGCAGGGCATGGAGCGCTTCAAGGGCGTGTTCATCTGCACGACCAACCTGTTTGACCGCATCGACGAGGCGGCGCTGCGCCGCTTCACGTTCAAGATCCAGTTCAAGCCGCTCACCCGTGAGCAGCGCGAGAAGATGTTCGTGACCGAGGCGCTCGACGGCAACGCGGCCTACCTGACCGGTGGCTTTGCCGACCGGCTCAACAAGTTGCAACTGCTGACGCCGGGCGACTTTGCCGCTGTCAAACGGCAAATCACGCTGCTTGATGAAACGATGACCCCGGAAGAGTTCCTTGCCCAGCTCGAGCAGGAACACAAGGTGAAGCCGGACGTGAAGTTCGCGCGCAGCATCGGGTTCTAG
- a CDS encoding tripartite tricarboxylate transporter substrate binding protein: MRSLLAALLVASLANAAFADYPDRPIKLIVPFAAGAGTDAVARFTAQKLEEQLKQPVVVENRVGASGAIGTLAVALAPADGYTLLFVASPFTTVAAATPLTANYDPVRQFAPIALIAAGPLVWIANAQAPFGSMREMIAYARANPGKLAYGSAGAGGVNHLALELFKNRTGTDILHVPYKGIAPATTDLLGGSIMTLTGTIPAVLPHLKSGKARALAVTGDKRSPLLPDVPTMKETGANGTEVYNYWGIVAPAGTPAAIVQRLNGEVQKFLAQKDVQERLASDGVDLTPGGPERLAAFIANDYNGWKRLVVDARLKLE; this comes from the coding sequence ATGCGCTCTCTTCTTGCTGCCCTGCTTGTCGCATCCTTGGCCAACGCGGCTTTCGCCGACTATCCCGATCGCCCGATCAAGCTGATTGTTCCCTTCGCCGCCGGCGCAGGCACCGACGCAGTGGCGCGTTTCACCGCACAAAAGCTCGAGGAGCAACTCAAGCAGCCGGTGGTGGTGGAGAACCGCGTTGGGGCCAGCGGGGCGATCGGCACGCTGGCGGTGGCGTTGGCGCCTGCGGACGGCTATACGTTGCTGTTCGTCGCCTCGCCATTCACCACCGTTGCCGCGGCTACGCCGCTCACTGCAAACTATGATCCGGTCAGGCAGTTCGCGCCGATCGCGCTGATCGCCGCCGGCCCGCTGGTGTGGATTGCCAACGCCCAGGCGCCGTTTGGGTCGATGCGGGAAATGATTGCCTATGCCCGGGCGAACCCCGGCAAGCTGGCTTATGGCAGCGCCGGTGCAGGAGGTGTCAACCACCTCGCGCTCGAGTTGTTCAAGAACAGAACGGGAACTGACATCCTGCACGTGCCGTACAAGGGCATCGCGCCGGCAACGACTGATTTGCTGGGCGGCTCGATCATGACGCTCACTGGCACCATTCCGGCGGTGCTGCCTCACCTTAAATCGGGCAAGGCTCGCGCGCTGGCGGTGACTGGTGACAAGCGCTCGCCGCTGCTGCCCGACGTACCGACGATGAAGGAAACGGGCGCCAACGGCACCGAGGTCTACAACTACTGGGGGATCGTGGCGCCGGCCGGAACGCCTGCGGCCATCGTGCAGCGTCTGAACGGTGAAGTGCAGAAGTTCCTGGCCCAGAAGGACGTGCAGGAGCGGCTCGCATCCGATGGCGTTGATCTCACGCCCGGTGGACCGGAGCGGCTGGCGGCATTCATTGCCAACGACTACAACGGCTGGAAGCGGCTGGTGGTAGATGCCAGACTGAAGCTCGAATAG
- a CDS encoding exonuclease domain-containing protein, whose translation MRVPLHLPPALTSLGDFAFIDVETTGARPLEDRVTEIAIIRFHANGEQTRWQSLINPGIPIPTEIQALTGITNAMVRDAPDFFAVRDDVRRMLEGAVFVAHNARFDYGFIKNEFRRQQEAFTADVLCTVRLSRRLYPNATGHGLDAIITRHHLDGFDRHRAMGDTEATAAFVQDAADELSACTVAAAVRALLRTPSLPANLPADALQDIPDSPGVYLFYGINDMPIYIGKAKHLRERIRAHFSSDHMTPNDVRLSQEMRRIEWIPTAGEFGALLLEGQLIKERMPLHNVALRRREKQGFFTLVGGSDAPRLEWLPAAAMDTANGDLFGPFGDRSSAKKWLMYAAREHRLCDHQLGFSRPRTVGEPCFARQVGRCHGVCEGVESGTRYSERLLAALEPMRFPVWPYEADVVLEERDVANDRTDLLAFDRWCAMSGGVRLPFDGDVFRLLRRTIGKAGHTIRPLGPVHPIFASAAVVFSMHG comes from the coding sequence ATGCGAGTGCCGTTGCATCTGCCGCCAGCCCTGACCTCACTCGGCGACTTTGCGTTCATTGACGTTGAGACGACTGGCGCTCGCCCGCTGGAGGATCGGGTTACCGAGATCGCCATCATCCGCTTCCATGCCAATGGTGAGCAGACGCGCTGGCAATCGCTGATCAATCCGGGCATACCGATCCCGACCGAGATCCAGGCACTGACCGGTATCACCAACGCCATGGTGCGCGATGCGCCTGATTTTTTCGCTGTGCGCGATGACGTGAGACGGATGCTCGAAGGCGCGGTTTTCGTTGCACACAACGCGCGCTTCGACTACGGCTTCATCAAGAACGAGTTCCGTCGCCAGCAGGAAGCCTTCACCGCCGATGTGCTTTGCACCGTCCGCCTGTCGCGCCGGCTCTACCCAAACGCGACCGGTCATGGGCTCGACGCCATCATCACCCGCCACCACCTCGATGGTTTTGATCGCCACCGGGCGATGGGCGATACCGAAGCCACCGCAGCGTTTGTGCAAGACGCAGCAGACGAGTTGTCCGCCTGCACGGTCGCCGCTGCAGTGCGGGCCTTGCTGCGCACACCGTCGTTGCCAGCCAACCTGCCCGCAGACGCGCTGCAGGACATTCCCGACTCGCCGGGTGTCTACCTCTTCTACGGCATCAACGACATGCCGATCTACATTGGCAAAGCAAAACATCTCCGTGAACGGATCCGGGCCCACTTCTCCAGCGACCACATGACGCCGAACGACGTACGGCTATCGCAGGAGATGCGGCGCATCGAATGGATTCCGACTGCCGGTGAATTTGGCGCGCTGCTGCTGGAAGGTCAACTCATCAAGGAACGCATGCCACTGCACAACGTGGCACTTCGACGGCGCGAGAAACAGGGATTCTTCACGCTTGTCGGCGGTAGCGACGCACCACGACTGGAATGGCTGCCCGCTGCAGCGATGGATACGGCAAACGGCGACTTGTTCGGCCCCTTCGGTGATCGTAGCTCAGCGAAGAAATGGCTGATGTACGCCGCTCGCGAACACCGCCTGTGTGACCACCAGCTGGGTTTTTCCCGCCCACGTACGGTGGGCGAGCCCTGCTTCGCGCGGCAGGTAGGACGCTGCCACGGTGTTTGCGAAGGCGTCGAGAGCGGCACCCGTTATTCGGAACGGCTGCTTGCAGCGCTGGAGCCGATGCGTTTTCCGGTGTGGCCTTACGAGGCTGACGTTGTGCTGGAGGAACGCGACGTTGCCAACGACCGCACCGACCTGCTGGCTTTTGACCGCTGGTGCGCAATGTCGGGCGGCGTGCGCCTGCCCTTCGATGGCGATGTCTTCCGGCTGCTGCGGCGCACGATTGGCAAGGCCGGGCACACCATTCGTCCGCTAGGGCCTGTTCACCCTATTTTCGCGAGTGCGGCGGTCGTATTTTCGATGCACGGTTAG
- a CDS encoding AEC family transporter, protein MLAIISVILPAAIIVIAGYVAGKRVLDAAGVKALSDLVYFLFLPCLLFRSMATASFGGSDAKLLATYYGASLLWFFAVALFLKLRKSAATPAAIVFALGAVFSNTVQLGIPIIKLAFGDDGLKMHLSIIAMHTLVLLTVGTIWLELSQAHAGDDAPPLSQTIGPVIKSAVLHPVILPIVAGLLWSAAALPLPGWIDQPLGFLASAAGPIMLVLMGAQLSTMRLAEHLRDAFTLSVLKNFAHPAIVALVSWAVGLPPLAMAVAVTCASLPIGNNVFMFAQRYRTEENTITAATAVSSLAAIASLTLALALVPRP, encoded by the coding sequence ATGCTCGCCATCATCTCGGTCATCCTGCCGGCCGCGATCATCGTCATCGCCGGTTATGTGGCGGGCAAGCGAGTGCTTGATGCGGCTGGCGTCAAGGCACTGTCCGATCTCGTCTACTTCCTGTTTCTGCCCTGTCTGCTGTTCCGCTCCATGGCGACTGCCAGCTTTGGCGGGTCCGATGCAAAACTGCTGGCCACCTACTACGGCGCATCCCTGTTGTGGTTTTTTGCCGTGGCGCTGTTTCTCAAGCTGCGCAAGTCGGCAGCCACGCCGGCCGCAATCGTCTTCGCGCTGGGCGCCGTCTTCTCCAACACCGTGCAGCTTGGCATTCCAATCATCAAGCTGGCGTTCGGCGATGACGGCCTCAAGATGCATCTGTCGATCATCGCCATGCACACGCTGGTACTGCTGACCGTGGGCACCATCTGGCTGGAGCTGTCACAGGCGCATGCTGGCGATGATGCGCCGCCTCTCAGCCAGACCATCGGCCCGGTGATCAAATCCGCAGTGCTGCATCCCGTCATCCTGCCCATTGTGGCCGGCCTGCTGTGGAGCGCAGCGGCTTTGCCCCTGCCCGGCTGGATCGACCAGCCGCTGGGTTTCCTCGCTTCAGCCGCCGGCCCCATCATGCTGGTGCTGATGGGTGCGCAGCTTTCCACCATGCGGCTGGCCGAGCACCTGCGCGATGCCTTCACGCTATCCGTGCTGAAAAATTTTGCGCATCCGGCTATCGTCGCACTGGTCAGTTGGGCAGTCGGCCTGCCGCCGCTCGCGATGGCAGTCGCTGTCACCTGCGCGTCGCTGCCGATTGGCAATAACGTGTTCATGTTCGCGCAGCGTTACCGCACGGAGGAAAACACCATCACAGCGGCCACTGCGGTCTCCAGTCTCGCTGCGATTGCCAGCCTGACGCTCGCGCTGGCTTTGGTGCCACGCCCCTGA
- a CDS encoding hemolysin family protein yields the protein MRAPSPTPALDVFIILGLILLNALFAMSEIALVSAKRIRLEQAAAQGDRGAIAAVTLAGEPTRLLSTVQTGITLITLAQGAFGESAFTEPLEHWLTQWTWAVPYAKQASTVIVVAIIGMLSLIFGELVPKRIGLLFPEIIARWSARPMLWLSLAAKPLVRLLAVTTDALVRPLGRHKADEPPVTEEEIKGLMRQGASAGVFEAHESHIVSRVFNLDDHTVGHIMTPRADLTVIDTEVDPAVTLELLKQSDYTRYPVVRGDVSNVVGVIDSGDLLAHYLKSGKLMPERVRKDAVFIPETVSVLEALETFKRTRESLAFVVDEHGEVLGLITLTDVLEAIVGDLGDEDEAADSDAVRRTDGTWLVEGSMSLERFRELFTEAPAFAGESSGDYRTLGGFVMAELGRIAAVADVTNHGGYRLEVLDMDGKRVDKLLVTPPRDDTGV from the coding sequence TTGCGCGCGCCCTCCCCTACGCCTGCATTGGACGTCTTCATCATTCTCGGGCTCATTCTGCTGAATGCGCTCTTCGCCATGAGCGAAATCGCTCTGGTATCAGCAAAAAGAATTCGCCTCGAACAGGCCGCCGCCCAGGGTGACCGCGGCGCCATTGCCGCCGTGACGCTGGCGGGCGAGCCGACGCGTTTGCTATCTACGGTACAGACCGGCATTACGCTAATTACGTTGGCACAGGGCGCATTTGGCGAAAGCGCATTCACCGAACCGCTGGAGCACTGGCTGACGCAATGGACATGGGCGGTGCCCTACGCCAAACAGGCCTCGACAGTGATCGTCGTGGCGATTATCGGCATGCTGTCACTGATTTTCGGCGAGCTGGTGCCCAAGCGCATCGGATTGTTGTTCCCGGAGATCATTGCCCGCTGGAGCGCTCGCCCCATGCTGTGGCTGTCGCTGGCGGCAAAACCGCTGGTGCGCCTGCTTGCCGTGACCACTGATGCGCTGGTGCGCCCGTTGGGGCGACACAAGGCAGACGAACCTCCGGTGACCGAGGAGGAGATCAAGGGGCTGATGCGGCAGGGTGCAAGCGCCGGCGTGTTTGAGGCGCACGAGTCGCACATCGTGTCACGGGTGTTCAATCTTGATGACCACACGGTTGGCCACATCATGACGCCGCGCGCCGACCTGACGGTGATCGACACCGAGGTCGATCCCGCTGTCACATTGGAACTGCTCAAGCAAAGCGACTACACGCGGTATCCGGTGGTGCGTGGCGACGTGTCCAATGTTGTCGGTGTCATCGACTCTGGTGACCTGCTGGCGCACTATCTGAAAAGCGGCAAGCTGATGCCGGAGCGGGTGCGCAAGGATGCGGTATTCATTCCCGAGACGGTCTCGGTGCTGGAAGCGCTGGAAACCTTCAAGCGCACGCGCGAATCGCTGGCTTTTGTGGTGGACGAACACGGCGAGGTGCTCGGCCTGATCACGCTCACTGACGTGCTGGAAGCGATTGTCGGCGACCTCGGCGACGAGGATGAAGCGGCGGACTCTGATGCTGTGCGACGGACGGACGGCACCTGGCTGGTCGAAGGCTCAATGTCGCTGGAGCGCTTCCGCGAGCTGTTCACCGAGGCCCCCGCCTTCGCCGGCGAGAGCAGCGGCGACTACCGCACCCTTGGCGGCTTCGTCATGGCCGAACTGGGCCGCATTGCCGCCGTTGCGGATGTCACAAACCACGGCGGCTATCGCCTGGAGGTGCTGGACATGGACGGCAAGCGCGTCGACAAGCTGCTGGTCACTCCGCCACGCGACGACACCGGCGTCTGA
- a CDS encoding methionine aminotransferase yields MSAPVLQSKLPKVGTTVFSVMSALAVKHEAINLGQGFPDFDCDPRLVEAVADAMRSGHNQYPLMPGVPLLRERVAAKVEAMHGVRYDPASEITITAGATQGILSCILAVARPGDEVIVLEPCYDSYSPNIELAGARAVPIPLRRGTFDPDFDAIAAAVGPATRAIIVNSPHNPSGRTWSAADWQRLSDIIGHRDIWVISDEVYEHMVFDGVPHISAARHPMLRERTFVVSSFGKTFHVTGWKIGTVCAPAPLTAEFCKVHQYTVFTANSPMQHGIAAYLSDPRPYVELPAFYQAKRDSFAAGLAQTPLRALACEGSYFQCASYADISELRDFSERDCCEWMTREIGVTPIPVSAFYSTPTEQQVIRFCFAKRDSTLDAALARLLRLAPPR; encoded by the coding sequence ATGTCTGCACCCGTTCTGCAAAGCAAGCTCCCGAAGGTGGGAACCACCGTCTTTTCGGTGATGTCGGCGCTGGCCGTCAAGCACGAAGCAATTAACCTCGGTCAGGGGTTTCCTGACTTTGATTGCGATCCGAGACTGGTCGAGGCGGTTGCCGACGCGATGCGCAGCGGCCACAATCAGTACCCGTTGATGCCGGGCGTGCCACTGCTGCGCGAGCGGGTCGCTGCCAAGGTGGAGGCGATGCATGGCGTTCGCTACGACCCGGCCAGCGAGATCACCATCACCGCCGGTGCCACGCAGGGCATCCTGTCGTGCATTCTGGCCGTTGCGCGACCGGGCGACGAGGTGATTGTGCTGGAGCCGTGCTACGACAGCTACAGCCCGAACATTGAACTGGCCGGTGCGCGGGCGGTACCGATCCCGCTGCGGCGAGGAACTTTTGATCCCGACTTTGATGCCATTGCTGCAGCGGTCGGGCCGGCGACCCGAGCCATCATTGTCAATTCGCCGCACAACCCCTCCGGACGGACGTGGAGTGCGGCGGACTGGCAGCGCCTCTCGGACATCATTGGCCACCGCGATATCTGGGTCATCAGCGATGAGGTCTATGAGCACATGGTATTCGACGGCGTGCCCCACATCAGTGCGGCGCGGCATCCGATGCTGCGCGAGCGTACCTTCGTCGTGTCCTCGTTCGGCAAGACATTTCACGTCACTGGCTGGAAAATTGGTACGGTCTGTGCGCCAGCGCCCTTGACAGCGGAATTCTGCAAGGTCCACCAGTACACCGTGTTCACGGCCAACAGCCCCATGCAGCATGGCATTGCGGCCTACCTCTCGGACCCGAGACCTTATGTCGAATTGCCAGCCTTCTATCAGGCCAAGCGTGACAGTTTCGCCGCCGGTCTGGCGCAGACGCCGCTGCGTGCGCTCGCCTGCGAGGGCAGTTACTTCCAGTGCGCGAGTTATGCCGACATTTCTGAGCTGCGCGATTTCAGCGAACGCGACTGTTGCGAGTGGATGACGCGTGAAATTGGCGTGACACCGATTCCGGTATCGGCGTTCTACTCCACGCCGACTGAACAGCAGGTGATCCGCTTTTGCTTCGCCAAGCGCGATTCAACACTGGACGCTGCGCTGGCGCGCCTGCTGCGATTGGCGCCGCCGCGCTGA
- a CDS encoding ExbD/TolR family protein: protein MSFGTQDEIDDVMNEINMTPLVDVMLVLLIIFIITVPVMKHAINIDLPRASNQREESRPETVRLSVDAQGAYYWNEQRVDDSALPDLLREASGRKPQPDLHIRGDKAVRYERVAEAMAAAQRAGLKKIGFITEPKR from the coding sequence ATGTCTTTCGGAACCCAGGACGAAATCGACGATGTGATGAACGAGATCAACATGACGCCGCTGGTCGACGTCATGCTGGTGCTGCTGATCATCTTCATCATCACGGTGCCGGTGATGAAACACGCCATCAACATTGATCTGCCGCGCGCCAGCAACCAGCGTGAGGAAAGCCGGCCTGAGACGGTCCGCCTGTCGGTGGACGCGCAAGGTGCCTACTACTGGAACGAGCAGCGTGTGGACGACTCGGCACTTCCGGACCTGCTGCGCGAGGCGTCGGGCCGCAAACCGCAGCCGGACCTGCACATTCGCGGTGACAAAGCAGTACGCTACGAGCGTGTCGCTGAAGCGATGGCGGCTGCGCAGCGGGCCGGGCTCAAAAAAATTGGCTTCATCACCGAACCGAAACGCTGA
- a CDS encoding MotA/TolQ/ExbB proton channel family protein: MESQFGLINMWHQGDIVTRMVALFLLAMSLASWIVIIVKALAITRYKKLARNSNAFWHSDDFASGVTALGPQTDNPLRMLALEGQEATVHHRNTKPQLHDTLDLSDWVTRCLKNSLDEITAKLQSGLAILASVGSTAPFVGLFGTVWGIYHALLSIGSSGQATIDRVAGPIGEALIMTALGLAVAIPAVLGYNALVRGNKAVLAKLNSFAHDLHAHFVTGARVQAQRPGTAASTVVAMKRT; the protein is encoded by the coding sequence ATGGAATCTCAATTCGGCCTCATCAACATGTGGCACCAGGGCGACATCGTCACCCGCATGGTCGCCCTCTTCCTGCTTGCCATGTCGCTGGCCTCGTGGATTGTCATCATTGTCAAGGCACTGGCGATCACCCGCTACAAGAAACTCGCCCGCAACAGCAATGCGTTCTGGCACTCCGATGACTTCGCGTCGGGCGTCACAGCGCTTGGCCCGCAGACTGACAATCCGTTGCGCATGCTGGCGTTGGAAGGCCAGGAGGCCACAGTTCACCACCGCAACACCAAGCCTCAACTGCACGACACGCTTGACCTGTCCGACTGGGTCACACGCTGCCTGAAGAACTCGCTCGACGAAATCACAGCGAAGCTGCAATCGGGTCTGGCGATCCTCGCCTCGGTGGGCTCCACCGCGCCCTTCGTTGGACTGTTCGGCACGGTCTGGGGCATCTATCACGCGCTGCTCTCGATTGGCAGTAGCGGCCAGGCCACCATCGACCGCGTCGCCGGCCCCATTGGCGAAGCGTTGATCATGACCGCTCTCGGCCTCGCTGTGGCAATCCCCGCGGTGCTTGGTTACAACGCGCTAGTGCGTGGCAACAAGGCAGTGCTTGCCAAACTGAACAGTTTTGCGCACGACCTGCACGCGCACTTCGTTACCGGTGCGCGAGTGCAGGCGCAGCGGCCGGGAACGGCGGCGTCTACTGTCGTCGCGATGAAAAGAACCTGA